The following is a genomic window from Hymenobacter chitinivorans DSM 11115.
TTGAGGGCGCCCTGAAGCTGGCCAAGCGCCACACCGGCCGCACCGAGCTGATTTCCTGCCACAATGCCTACCACGGCTCCACGCACGGCGCGTTGTCCATCACCGGCTCCGAGGGCTTCAAGAACAGCTACCGCCCCCTGCTGCCCGACGTGCGCCACATCCATTTCAACGACCTGGCCGACCTGGCGCTGATTACTGAGCACACCGCCGCCGTAGTCGTTGAGACGGTGCAGGGCGAGGCTGGGGTGCGAGTGCCGGCGCCGGGCTATTTGCCCGCGCTGCGGCAGCGCTGCCAGCAGGTCGGGGCCCTGCTCATTCTCGACGAAATTCAGTGCGGCTTCGGGCGTACTGGCTCGTTCTGGGCCTTCGAGCAGTTTGGGGTGGAGCCCGATATTCTGGTCTGTGCCAAGGGCATGGGCGGCGGCATGCCCATCGGGGCCTTTATTTCGTCGCAGGAAATTATGGCCGGTTTCAAGACCAACCCGATTCTGGGGCACTGCACCACGTTTGGGGGCCACCCGGTGTCGTGCGCGGCTTCACTGGCTACGCTGCGGGTTATTCAGGAAGAACATCTGCTGGCGGGCGTCCACGAAAAAGCCGCCCTGTTTCGGCGGCTTCTGCAGCACCCGGCCATCCGGCAGGTGCGGGGCCACGGCCTGCTGATGGCCGTGGAATTTGACTCTTTCGCCGTGCTCAAACCCATTATCGACCATGCTCTGGCGCACGAAGGCATCCTGACCGACTGGTTCCTGTTCTGCGACAATTCCCTGCGCATTGCCCCGCCCCTAACCATTTCCGAAACTGAAATCGAGGAAGGCTGCGCGGCCCTGCTGCGGGCTATTGAAGCAATAGTTGTCCGTAATTAGTTGCTGGTTGTTAGTTATCAGGTCGTTCTATTGCTCGCATTGTTGGCCTTCCGGCCTAACAACAGACAACTAACAACTGACAACTAACCTCCTACAAGCCGCTGCCTTTGGGATGAGTGCCGTTGTAGTTGAGGAAGGATTCCGACTCGGTTTTGATTTGCTCCCGGGGCAGGCCATCCTTGACGCCGATGGAGATTTTGCGCACCAGCACGCCCACAATGGCCTTGCGGAAGCCCAGCTTTTCGGCCATCCCGATGCAGAAGTCCATTTCGTGGTCATCCACGATGCCGTCGGCCAGCATCATGTCCACCAGGTCGAAAATCTGGTCGAACCGCTCCGAGTCGTTGTCGGGTAGCACCAGGTTTACCGCGCCCGAGTTGGCTACGATGGAACGCACGTCATCCGCCCGCATGCCGTTCTTTTTGCCCACCGCCACGATGAAGTTCATTTCCCGCTCGTCAATGTGGCCGTCGGCTTTGGCCAGGGCCGCCAGATTCATGAGGTGACTCTTCACTTTCTTGGTTTGCTCGTTTTCGAAAAGGCCAAACATAGGGGCGTTGCTTAAGTAACGGTGAAGGAAAAGAACTGGGCCGGCGGCGCTGCCCAAAACCGGCAACGGGGCTGTTAAGATAGTCGGCAAGGGGCTTTGTTGCAATACGCAACTGCAAAAAAAACAGCCAGACCACAGCCGTAATCTGCGTTGTTTTTTTGCCTTTCCTGCCGGCAAAGGCTTTGTTTTCAATTTGGATTTATCACCTTTGCCCCGCCCGCACTGGGCAGTTCCGATTACCTGAATTATGATGAAACGTATTGCAGTTTTCACCAGCGGCGGCGACTCGCCGGGTATGAACGCCTGCATCCGGGCCGTGGTGCGCACGGCCGTGTACCACGGCATTGAGGTCTATGGCATCATGCGCGGCTACAGCGGCATGATTAAAGGCGAATTCGTCAAGCTCGACTCGGCCTCCGTGGCCAACACCGTGCAGAAGGGCGGCACGATTCTTAAGTCGGCCCG
Proteins encoded in this region:
- a CDS encoding tellurite resistance TerB family protein; translated protein: MFGLFENEQTKKVKSHLMNLAALAKADGHIDEREMNFIVAVGKKNGMRADDVRSIVANSGAVNLVLPDNDSERFDQIFDLVDMMLADGIVDDHEMDFCIGMAEKLGFRKAIVGVLVRKISIGVKDGLPREQIKTESESFLNYNGTHPKGSGL
- a CDS encoding aspartate aminotransferase family protein; this encodes MLTPRQLFLRHQAQTSDFPLLLEIERAEGVYMYDTAGRRILDLISGIGVSNVGHRHPRVLQAIQNQLDKYLHLMVYGELVQAPPAELAYALHQTLPAHLDSVYFTNSGAEAIEGALKLAKRHTGRTELISCHNAYHGSTHGALSITGSEGFKNSYRPLLPDVRHIHFNDLADLALITEHTAAVVVETVQGEAGVRVPAPGYLPALRQRCQQVGALLILDEIQCGFGRTGSFWAFEQFGVEPDILVCAKGMGGGMPIGAFISSQEIMAGFKTNPILGHCTTFGGHPVSCAASLATLRVIQEEHLLAGVHEKAALFRRLLQHPAIRQVRGHGLLMAVEFDSFAVLKPIIDHALAHEGILTDWFLFCDNSLRIAPPLTISETEIEEGCAALLRAIEAIVVRN